In Actinomycetota bacterium, the following are encoded in one genomic region:
- a CDS encoding DUF885 domain-containing protein — MTGPETPQEQPEQADQPEYRDRPEQPDAAGRAAQPGQLSPVFALASSYVERLAAMDPCAATELGVAGFDDRLTDFSAAAQDDRALLARTTLTELAGLPVTGAHDRVAAAVMTERLTSLLALHDAGDGLRDLNVLASPLHSIRMVFDLMPGADAAGRADVRARLLAVPEAVASWQSALLDGVAAGTPAARRQALAVADQAEAFAAGWFTSYVRRLPAADSDELTTAAAVAEEAFGGAATWLREQYAPRADPEDPVGAQRYARQARAWNGCDVDLEATYAWGWQELDRIAELMRAAGAKVLPTGTLQDVKSLLDNDSRFQIAGTEALLEFLRGLTDDAIGAVDGAVFDIDPRIRECQVRLAAEGSAAAPYYVPPSEDLTRPGSTWYPTRGAEVFPRWWLVSVWYHESVPGHHLQVGTATLERDRLSRFQRTFGWTSGYGEGWALYAERLMDELGFFADPAVELGYLSAQAMRAARIVLDIGMHLRLPVPAGRGAMSGRTVDADFGVALLREAAWLAPDFAASEVDRYLGLPGQAISYKVGEQVWLRSRAAAQARLGERFSLKDWHMHALRLGPMGLDPFEREMASYPPQWE; from the coding sequence ATGACAGGTCCCGAAACGCCACAGGAGCAGCCGGAGCAGGCCGACCAGCCCGAGTACCGCGACCGGCCGGAGCAGCCCGACGCCGCAGGCCGCGCAGCGCAGCCCGGCCAGCTGAGTCCGGTGTTCGCCCTCGCCTCGTCCTACGTCGAGCGACTGGCGGCGATGGATCCGTGCGCCGCGACCGAGCTCGGCGTGGCCGGCTTCGACGACCGGCTCACCGACTTCTCCGCTGCCGCCCAGGACGATCGGGCGCTGCTGGCGCGCACCACGCTGACCGAGCTCGCCGGCCTGCCGGTCACCGGTGCCCACGACCGCGTCGCCGCCGCGGTGATGACCGAACGGCTCACCTCGCTGCTCGCCCTGCACGACGCCGGCGACGGGCTGCGGGACCTGAACGTCCTGGCTTCGCCGCTGCACAGCATCCGCATGGTCTTCGACCTGATGCCCGGTGCCGATGCCGCCGGCCGTGCGGACGTCCGGGCCCGCCTGCTGGCCGTACCGGAAGCGGTCGCCTCCTGGCAGTCCGCGCTGCTGGACGGGGTGGCAGCCGGTACGCCGGCGGCGCGGCGGCAGGCGCTGGCGGTGGCCGACCAGGCCGAAGCGTTCGCGGCCGGGTGGTTCACGTCGTACGTCCGCCGCCTGCCGGCCGCCGACAGCGACGAGCTCACGACGGCCGCGGCGGTGGCCGAGGAGGCGTTCGGCGGGGCAGCGACCTGGTTGCGCGAGCAGTACGCTCCGCGCGCCGATCCCGAGGATCCTGTTGGCGCGCAACGCTATGCACGTCAGGCGCGTGCGTGGAACGGTTGCGATGTCGACCTCGAGGCGACATACGCGTGGGGCTGGCAGGAGTTGGACCGCATCGCGGAACTGATGCGCGCGGCAGGCGCCAAGGTGTTGCCGACCGGCACGCTGCAGGATGTGAAGTCGTTGCTGGACAACGACTCACGGTTTCAGATCGCGGGTACCGAGGCACTCCTGGAGTTTCTGCGGGGGTTGACCGACGACGCGATCGGGGCCGTGGACGGCGCGGTCTTCGATATCGATCCCCGCATCCGGGAATGCCAGGTCCGGCTGGCAGCCGAGGGCAGCGCGGCGGCGCCGTACTACGTGCCGCCCAGCGAAGATCTGACCCGGCCCGGCTCGACCTGGTACCCCACGCGAGGCGCCGAGGTGTTCCCGCGATGGTGGCTGGTCAGCGTCTGGTACCACGAGAGCGTCCCCGGTCACCACCTGCAGGTCGGCACCGCCACCCTGGAACGGGACCGGCTCAGCCGCTTTCAGCGCACCTTCGGGTGGACCAGTGGGTACGGCGAGGGCTGGGCGCTGTACGCCGAGCGGCTGATGGACGAACTCGGGTTCTTCGCCGACCCCGCCGTCGAGCTGGGCTATCTGTCGGCGCAGGCGATGCGGGCGGCGCGGATCGTGCTGGACATCGGGATGCACCTGCGGCTGCCGGTGCCGGCGGGTCGCGGGGCGATGTCCGGCCGGACGGTGGACGCCGACTTCGGTGTGGCGCTGCTGCGCGAGGCCGCGTGGCTTGCCCCGGACTTCGCGGCCTCCGAGGTCGACCGCTACCTCGGCCTGCCCGGACAGGCCATCTCGTACAAGGTGGGCGAGCAGGTGTGGTTGCGCAGCAGGGCGGCCGCCCAGGCGCGGCTGGGGGAACGGTTCAGCCTGAAGGACTGGCACATGCACGCGCTACGGCTGGGCCCGATGGGACTGGACCCGTTCGAACGCGAGATGGCGAGCTATCCGCCCCAGTGGGAGTAG